In Ignavibacteriota bacterium, a single genomic region encodes these proteins:
- a CDS encoding PorV/PorQ family protein, which yields MRTQRGVVSFIALLCVLTAIDAPAQQKLAQTGMKFLNVLPDARAAALGEAMTSLEGPASSLFFNTASMGRMTGLSSMFVSHTQWIADIKHMYAAAAFSPFDGEYGVIGFNFQAVDYGVFEETILWNNDAGYLDLGTFKPSAIMVGIGYARALNDKFSVGGNVKYVRQSLGDGTNALAANGDPVKVSNTTSVFAFDFGILYKTGFKSLNFGMAIRNFAKEVMYQKEGFQLPLTFRVGVSMNALDLTDADPTMHKFLMAVDAEHPRDFAEQVRLGGEYVFMDILSLRGGYVSGGDEYGMSYGVGLKKDFDGFGLSLDYARTPFGVFGAVNRFSFQFSL from the coding sequence ATGAGAACACAACGTGGTGTCGTGAGCTTCATCGCTCTGCTGTGCGTTCTGACGGCGATCGACGCTCCTGCGCAGCAGAAACTCGCGCAGACCGGTATGAAATTCCTGAATGTCCTGCCCGATGCCCGGGCCGCGGCCCTGGGCGAAGCGATGACATCGCTCGAAGGGCCGGCGTCATCCCTCTTCTTCAATACCGCATCGATGGGCCGGATGACCGGGCTGTCAAGCATGTTCGTCAGCCACACACAGTGGATCGCGGACATCAAGCATATGTATGCGGCCGCGGCGTTCAGCCCCTTCGATGGCGAGTACGGCGTGATCGGATTCAACTTCCAGGCGGTCGATTACGGGGTCTTCGAAGAAACGATCCTATGGAACAACGATGCGGGGTATCTCGACCTCGGCACGTTCAAGCCGTCGGCGATCATGGTCGGCATCGGCTATGCACGTGCGCTGAACGACAAGTTCTCCGTCGGCGGGAACGTGAAGTATGTGCGGCAATCGCTGGGCGATGGCACGAACGCTCTTGCTGCCAATGGCGACCCGGTGAAGGTATCCAATACGACCAGCGTCTTCGCCTTCGACTTCGGGATCCTGTACAAGACCGGGTTCAAGAGCCTGAACTTCGGCATGGCGATCCGCAATTTCGCGAAGGAGGTCATGTATCAGAAGGAAGGCTTCCAGTTGCCCTTGACCTTCAGGGTCGGCGTCTCGATGAACGCGCTCGACTTGACGGATGCTGATCCCACGATGCACAAGTTCCTGATGGCGGTGGATGCCGAACATCCGCGCGACTTCGCGGAGCAGGTGCGGCTGGGCGGGGAGTATGTGTTCATGGATATCCTCTCCCTGCGGGGAGGGTATGTTTCGGGCGGCGATGAGTATGGGATGAGCTACGGCGTCGGGCTGAAGAAGGACTTCGACGGCTTTGGGTTGAGCCTGGACTATGCGCGCACGCCGTTCGGGGTCTTCGGAGCCGTCAACCGGTTCTCGTTCCAGTTCTCTCTCTAA
- a CDS encoding T9SS type A sorting domain-containing protein, with protein sequence MKAVYTVVLLMLVVAASAFSQSHTWQHMGVFPPSHGVVGDTLFGNGMHGLAVDGDGKIWAQHYYAISRDSLLIPNYMADKDTAGGVDSIEARKITVRALYCFNPDGTQPAWSPLKVLNMPGGKKDTIGGYSVYVKGKLVWHPTLSSRGAGVGLRADWQGNIYALWFNNVYKIDHKTGDVISKFVVNTNGSLVAPGVDQDGNVFVNRVVTDGYPLWVHDNSGNFLQYARDTLRGFSRALEVSKDGNDIYYAGFTLHTIIRYRNSSGSGVLGPWDQVDSVMKGFDCESIVWNQKTMQLWASSGSYNDLPNRYPGVTTTHDPAAWYAYNPTTGQLTGEKINWEFGVAANVNERPRGIAFSPGGDTAYACVFGGNAGPPPGLRWFTRKLTSVEQTESAIPSGYTLSQNYPNPFNPSTEIQFTLTKSGMTTLKVYDMLGQEIATLVNEQLNAGTFKSKFDASRLSSGTYVYVLTSNGTRLVNKMLLMK encoded by the coding sequence ATGAAGGCAGTCTACACGGTTGTTCTCCTGATGCTGGTGGTGGCCGCGAGCGCATTCTCGCAGTCGCACACCTGGCAGCACATGGGGGTTTTCCCGCCGTCACATGGGGTCGTCGGTGACACGTTGTTCGGGAATGGTATGCATGGCCTTGCGGTCGATGGCGACGGCAAGATCTGGGCACAGCATTATTATGCCATCTCACGGGACAGCCTCCTCATTCCGAACTACATGGCCGACAAGGACACCGCCGGCGGCGTGGATAGCATCGAAGCCCGCAAGATCACGGTGCGCGCGCTGTATTGCTTCAACCCCGACGGTACCCAGCCGGCATGGTCCCCGCTGAAGGTCCTCAACATGCCTGGCGGCAAGAAGGACACCATCGGCGGCTACTCGGTGTATGTGAAAGGTAAGCTGGTGTGGCATCCCACGCTGAGCTCGCGCGGCGCCGGCGTGGGCCTGCGTGCCGACTGGCAGGGGAACATCTATGCCCTCTGGTTCAACAACGTCTACAAGATCGACCATAAGACCGGTGACGTGATCAGCAAGTTCGTGGTCAATACGAATGGCAGTCTGGTCGCTCCGGGCGTGGATCAGGATGGGAACGTGTTCGTGAACCGTGTGGTCACGGACGGGTATCCGCTGTGGGTTCATGACAATTCCGGCAACTTCCTCCAGTACGCGCGTGATACCCTGCGGGGATTCTCGCGCGCCCTCGAGGTGAGCAAGGATGGCAATGACATCTATTATGCCGGCTTCACGCTGCATACGATCATCCGCTACCGCAATTCCTCCGGGTCCGGCGTGCTCGGACCGTGGGACCAGGTGGACAGCGTGATGAAGGGCTTCGACTGCGAATCGATCGTCTGGAATCAGAAGACCATGCAACTGTGGGCCTCTTCCGGTTCCTATAACGACCTGCCGAACCGCTACCCGGGTGTCACAACGACCCATGACCCCGCGGCATGGTATGCGTACAATCCCACGACCGGTCAGCTGACGGGCGAGAAGATCAATTGGGAGTTCGGCGTCGCGGCCAACGTCAACGAGCGTCCGCGTGGTATCGCGTTCAGCCCGGGCGGCGATACGGCCTATGCGTGCGTGTTCGGCGGCAACGCCGGTCCGCCTCCCGGCCTCCGCTGGTTCACGCGCAAGCTGACGAGCGTGGAACAGACGGAAAGCGCTATCCCGTCGGGCTATACGCTGTCGCAGAACTACCCGAACCCGTTCAACCCGTCGACCGAGATCCAGTTCACGCTTACAAAGAGCGGCATGACCACCCTGAAGGTGTATGACATGCTGGGCCAGGAAATTGCCACCCTTGTGAACGAACAGCTGAATGCCGGTACGTTCAAGTCGAAGTTCGATGCGTCACGCCTGTCGTCCGGGACCTACGTCTATGTCCTGACCTCGAACGGGACACGCCTCGTGAACAAGATGCTGCTCATGAAGTAA
- a CDS encoding IPT/TIG domain-containing protein, which yields MKTPMLRIAVPGFALLSVLMMAGCNEEPPASLYSDNYTTRPQPVVSTLNPATTALAGVTTITITGTNFSAVASENQVYFDATPATILTAGTTQLTVRAPNLVKDTVQVRVSVYKSDKYSEARQYKLLAAVSDFGGLAKTDEPWAVTADAAGNVYVSISASGVKKITPAGVKTDYATHAAGVTKWSAMKIGPGGVLYSARILRVIYTTPAGGGTGDLGDRQRDRQYL from the coding sequence ATGAAAACTCCAATGCTGAGAATCGCGGTCCCCGGGTTCGCACTGCTCTCCGTACTGATGATGGCAGGGTGCAACGAGGAACCGCCTGCAAGCCTCTACAGCGACAACTATACAACGCGTCCGCAGCCGGTCGTGAGTACGCTGAACCCGGCCACCACGGCGCTGGCGGGCGTCACCACCATCACCATCACCGGTACGAATTTCTCGGCGGTCGCCTCCGAGAATCAGGTGTACTTCGATGCGACGCCGGCCACGATCCTGACGGCCGGCACGACGCAGTTGACCGTGCGCGCACCGAACCTGGTGAAGGATACCGTGCAGGTGCGGGTATCGGTGTACAAATCGGACAAGTACAGCGAAGCCAGGCAGTATAAGCTGCTGGCAGCGGTCAGCGACTTCGGCGGGTTGGCCAAGACCGACGAGCCCTGGGCGGTCACGGCCGATGCGGCGGGGAATGTGTATGTCTCCATTAGCGCATCGGGAGTGAAGAAGATCACGCCGGCGGGTGTGAAAACGGACTATGCCACGCATGCCGCGGGCGTCACGAAATGGTCCGCGATGAAGATCGGGCCTGGTGGCGTGCTGTACAGTGCCCGTATCCTGCGCGTCATCTACACGACGCCGGCAGGGGGGGGCACCGGCGATCTGGGTGACCGGCAGCGCGATCGGCAATATCTATGA
- a CDS encoding carboxypeptidase-like regulatory domain-containing protein, giving the protein MRVTFTLFSAALVLFTSIAFAGTTGKVAGVVRDAQSGEPLPNVNVVVEGTMLGAATNPDGYYAILNIPPGRYKVIAKLIGYTSGAAVNVRVDIDQTTELNLQLSQETISGEEVTIVAQRPVVQKDVAASRANIEFQDIEKLPVTSVSSVVTLQAGIQGGLIIRGSASDQAAFVVDGMLMRDERTNTPFTGISLSSIQDVQVQTGGFNAEYGNLRSGVVNVVTREGSPSSYSFNFIGRYSPAGPKHFGPSIYDANSYWIRPYLDDAVAWNGTSTWDQWTQAQYPEFEGWNAVAARLLKDADPTNDLSPEAAQRLFLWEHRRQAEIKDPDWDVDMGFGGPVPFISEQLGNLRFFASYRQQSTQYLVPLSRNGYSDLSGQLKITSDVGPGMKLMFSGLVAKQEGTNSNNTGDPGMFTTVSGVASSLYNTSTAGYIDARIFGTDYWAPTTTNISMFGAKFSHALSGSTFYEAAVQRFAQGTDTDPGALRDTERKYLFGNNYYVDEAPFGFQPYPSTGIVGLRMGVGMSNSRDTSRVETWTARFDLTTQIDKFNQVKAGVEFAYTDNWVRARNVDITLPSGRYNTSWHNYPIRGALYLQDKLEFEGMIANFGLRFEYLNPNGSWYEYANDPYNNAFSGQALLDTALVPTTAPATLTVSPRLAVAFPISDDAKLFFNYGHFRQVPDPRNLFLLRRYSDNNQVTAMADPTADFPKTVAYELGYEHSLMEEYLVRVSAYYKDVTNETKTVSYYGRNSGVLYSKYTSNQYRDIRGFEVQVNKNRGNWVQGFINYTYDVRTTGYFGLGRYYEDPNEQRAYIRTNVYQEKPLPRPYARVNLDFFTPSDFGPALVGQNLLGDWRLNFIGTWSAGAYDTWAGGGTISELQYNVKWRDYWNLDMRLSKNFKFGRANIQLFADMSNLLNFRYFSGDNGFFGTRDYDNYMKSLHLPDFAPQFKTAIGYVNVPGDDQPGDYRKDGVPYQPIVGLAQMTDLDLPSNQHARPFYYVVATGEYYQFVNGVRQVVDPGKLQQVMDDKAYIDMPNQEAFTFLNPRNIFYGIRFSFDL; this is encoded by the coding sequence ATGAGAGTGACCTTTACTCTTTTCAGTGCTGCCCTGGTTCTTTTCACTTCGATCGCATTCGCCGGAACGACAGGAAAGGTCGCCGGCGTCGTACGTGACGCGCAGAGCGGTGAGCCGCTCCCGAACGTCAACGTGGTCGTTGAGGGAACCATGTTGGGTGCAGCAACCAATCCTGACGGCTACTATGCCATCCTGAACATCCCCCCGGGCCGGTACAAGGTCATCGCCAAACTCATTGGCTACACCTCCGGCGCCGCCGTCAATGTTCGCGTCGACATCGACCAGACAACCGAGCTGAATCTTCAGCTGAGTCAGGAAACGATCTCCGGCGAAGAGGTGACGATCGTGGCCCAGCGTCCGGTGGTCCAGAAGGATGTCGCGGCGAGCCGTGCGAACATCGAATTCCAGGACATCGAGAAGCTCCCTGTCACCAGTGTTTCAAGTGTGGTGACCCTGCAGGCTGGTATTCAGGGGGGACTCATTATCCGTGGCAGTGCCAGCGACCAGGCCGCGTTCGTTGTTGATGGTATGCTGATGCGCGATGAAAGAACGAACACCCCGTTCACCGGGATCAGCCTGAGTTCAATTCAGGATGTTCAAGTTCAAACCGGCGGGTTCAATGCTGAATATGGCAACCTGCGCTCGGGTGTCGTGAACGTTGTCACGCGTGAGGGCAGCCCGTCATCCTACAGCTTCAACTTCATCGGCCGGTATAGCCCTGCCGGGCCGAAGCACTTCGGGCCGTCGATCTATGATGCGAACTCGTACTGGATCCGTCCTTATCTGGATGATGCGGTGGCGTGGAATGGGACGAGCACGTGGGACCAGTGGACGCAGGCGCAGTACCCTGAGTTTGAAGGGTGGAACGCTGTGGCCGCGCGTCTCCTGAAGGATGCCGATCCGACGAACGACCTTTCCCCTGAAGCCGCCCAGCGTCTGTTCCTTTGGGAGCATCGCCGTCAGGCCGAGATCAAGGACCCCGACTGGGATGTGGATATGGGCTTCGGTGGCCCGGTCCCGTTCATCTCCGAGCAACTGGGGAACCTCCGCTTCTTCGCTTCGTACCGGCAGCAGTCCACGCAGTATCTGGTGCCGCTCTCCCGCAACGGCTACAGCGACCTCAGCGGCCAGTTGAAGATCACGTCGGACGTCGGCCCGGGCATGAAGCTCATGTTCTCCGGCCTCGTTGCGAAGCAGGAAGGCACGAACAGCAACAACACCGGCGATCCGGGGATGTTCACCACCGTGTCAGGCGTTGCCTCGTCACTCTATAATACTTCCACAGCGGGCTACATTGATGCCCGTATCTTCGGCACGGACTACTGGGCCCCGACCACAACGAACATCAGCATGTTCGGTGCGAAGTTCTCGCATGCGCTGAGTGGCTCCACGTTCTATGAGGCAGCGGTCCAGCGCTTCGCGCAGGGGACCGATACCGATCCGGGTGCGTTGCGCGACACCGAAAGGAAGTATCTTTTCGGGAACAACTATTATGTGGATGAAGCACCCTTCGGGTTCCAGCCGTATCCGAGCACCGGTATCGTCGGGCTCCGCATGGGTGTCGGCATGAGCAACTCCCGCGACACGTCGCGGGTGGAGACATGGACCGCGCGGTTCGACCTGACCACGCAGATCGACAAGTTCAATCAGGTCAAGGCTGGCGTGGAATTCGCGTACACGGACAACTGGGTGCGGGCCCGCAACGTCGACATCACGCTGCCAAGCGGGCGATACAACACGAGCTGGCACAATTATCCGATCCGTGGCGCGTTGTATCTCCAGGACAAGCTCGAGTTCGAGGGGATGATCGCGAACTTCGGCCTCCGGTTCGAGTACCTCAATCCGAACGGGAGCTGGTACGAGTACGCGAACGATCCCTACAACAATGCATTCTCCGGCCAGGCGCTGCTCGATACGGCATTGGTGCCCACGACCGCGCCGGCAACGTTGACCGTCAGTCCGCGACTGGCCGTTGCCTTCCCGATCAGCGACGACGCCAAGCTGTTCTTCAACTACGGGCATTTCCGTCAGGTCCCGGATCCGCGCAACCTGTTCCTTCTGCGCAGGTATTCGGACAACAATCAGGTGACCGCGATGGCGGACCCCACGGCCGACTTCCCGAAGACCGTGGCGTATGAGCTCGGCTACGAGCACAGCCTGATGGAGGAGTACCTCGTGAGGGTGTCCGCGTACTACAAGGACGTCACGAACGAGACCAAGACCGTGAGTTACTACGGCCGGAACTCGGGTGTTCTGTACAGCAAATACACGAGCAACCAGTACCGGGACATCCGTGGTTTCGAGGTCCAGGTGAACAAGAACCGCGGCAACTGGGTCCAGGGCTTCATCAATTATACGTACGACGTGCGCACGACGGGATACTTCGGCCTCGGGCGGTATTACGAGGACCCGAACGAGCAGCGTGCCTATATCCGGACGAATGTGTACCAGGAAAAGCCGCTCCCGCGTCCGTATGCCCGCGTCAACCTCGACTTCTTCACGCCGTCCGACTTCGGGCCGGCGCTTGTCGGGCAGAACCTGCTGGGCGACTGGCGTCTGAATTTCATCGGGACGTGGTCGGCCGGTGCGTACGACACCTGGGCCGGCGGCGGCACGATCTCCGAATTGCAGTACAACGTCAAATGGCGTGACTACTGGAATCTGGACATGCGCCTCAGCAAGAACTTCAAGTTCGGACGTGCCAACATCCAGTTGTTCGCTGACATGTCGAACCTCCTGAACTTCCGGTACTTCAGCGGGGACAACGGGTTCTTCGGGACGCGCGACTATGACAACTATATGAAGTCGCTGCATCTGCCGGACTTCGCGCCGCAGTTCAAGACCGCGATCGGCTACGTCAACGTTCCCGGCGACGACCAGCCGGGCGATTACCGCAAGGACGGTGTGCCGTATCAGCCTATCGTCGGCCTGGCGCAGATGACCGATCTCGATCTCCCCTCGAACCAGCATGCGCGGCCGTTCTACTATGTCGTGGCAACGGGCGAGTATTACCAGTTCGTGAACGGTGTCCGCCAGGTGGTGGACCCCGGTAAGCTGCAGCAGGTGATGGACGACAAGGCATACATCGATATGCCGAACCAGGAAGCTTTCACGTTCCTCAATCCCCGGAACATCTTCTACGGCATCCGGTTCTCGTTCGATCTCTGA